The Engystomops pustulosus chromosome 9, aEngPut4.maternal, whole genome shotgun sequence genome includes a window with the following:
- the SARS2 gene encoding serine--tRNA ligase, mitochondrial: protein MAARMVVRLCARSICRGYSGARSLSTGETVPPSRLYEYVREGYCSRPQLDMERLRREIDAAERELSERRPGRPPEGELRALVKIWEDLQTLRGEIRVLEEEKSCVANEVKDMTLTHERQELQSIPRYRTIRSRGKEIRQQLTSLYRQESDLEESFYIRALKLPNRTYLGTPIGDESNARVLEVVGEKPDFDFEVRGHLEIGEDLGIIRQRRLSHISGNRCYYLRGAGAMLQLALVNFTITKLVKKGFIPLSVPDMLRGAVFEGCGMQPSAHSSQVYTLDPSAHPDLHLAGTSEVGIAGYFMDHAVQLPDLPIRTVCCSTCYRAETDTGREAWGLYRVHHFTKVEMFGITANETGNESRELLEEFLMLQKEIFSDLGLHFQVLEMPSEELGLPAYRKCDLEAWMPGRGKYGEISSASNCTDYQSRRLNIMYQRHNGELRHAHTINGTACAVPRLIIAILESNQLQDGRVRVPEVLQPFMGTDVIEKPSYTPQKYIGPNQRKKPNKSL, encoded by the exons atggcggcgcgcatGGTGGTCAGGTTATGTGCCCGGTCTATATGTCGGGGGTATTCAGGGGCGAGGAGTCTGAGTACCGGGGAGACGGTGCCCCCCAGCCGGCTGTATGAGTACGTGCGGGAGGGATACTGCAGCCGGCCGCAGCTGGATATGGAGAGACTGAGGCGGGAGATAGACGCTGCGGAGCGGGAGCTGTCAGAGAGGAGACCGGGGAGACCCCCGGAGGGAGAGCTGCGCGCCCTG GTGAAGATTTGGGAGGATCTGCAGACGCTGAGGGGAGAAATCCGCGTCCTGGAGGAGGAGAAGTCGTGTGTGGCCAATGAGGTGAAGGATATGACG CTGACACATGAGCGGCAGGAGCTGCAGTCT ATCCCCAGGTACCGGACAATCAGAAGCCGAGGAAAGGAGATCCGGCAGCAGCTGACGTCTCTGTACCGACAAGAGAGCGATCTGGAGGAATCCTTCTACATCCGAGCACTCAAGTTACCGAACAGAACCTACCTGGGCACG CCCATCGGGGATGAAAGCAACGCCCGGGTACTGGAGGTTGTCGGGGAGAAACCTG ATTTTGACTTTGAAGTCCGGGGTCACTTGGAAATCGGGGAGGATTTGGGCATCATCAGGCAGAG ACGTCTCTCCCACATCTCCGGGAACCGCTGCTATTACCTCCGCGGGGCCGGCGCCATGTTGCAGCTCGCACTGGTGAATTTTACAATCACAAAACTTGTGAAAAAG GGATTTATTCCTCTGTCTGTGCCGGACATGCTGAGAGGAGCCGTGTTT GAAGGTTGTGGGATGCAGCCCAGCGCCCACAGCTCCCAGGTCTACACCCTGGATCCATCAGCGCACCCCGACCTGCACCTGGCTGGGACCTCGGAGGTCGGGATTGCAG GTTATTTTATGGATCATGCGGTCCAGCTGCCGGATCTCCCCATTCG GACCGTTTGCTGCAGCACATGTTACCGAGCAGAGACGGACACCGGCCGGGAAGCCTGGGGTCTctacagagttcaccattttacCAAG GTGGAGATGTTTGGGATCACGGCTAATGAGACTGGGAACGAGAGCCGGGAGCTGCTGGAGGAGTTTCTGATGCTACAGAAGGAGATTTTCTCAGATCTGGGGTTACACTTTCA GGTTTTGGAAATGCCAAGTGAGGAGCTCGGGCTCCCGGCTTACAGAAAATGTGACCTAGAAGCCTGGATGCCGGGACGAGGGAAGTACGGagag ATTTCCAGCGCCTCAAACTGCACAGACTACCAGAGCCGGCGGCTGAACATCATGTACCAGAGACATAACGGAGAGCTGCGTCACGCCCACACC ATTAATGGCACGGCCTGCGCTGTCCCCCGTCTGATCATCGCCATTCTGGAGTCTAACCAGTTACAA